In Bacteroides cellulosilyticus, the genomic stretch CTACCATCTCTTTAAAAATTACGAGAATAACATTACTGAGTAGCCAACTCTTTCACGTTATTTCTCTCGTGACACACACTGAAGATGGCAAAGGTAACGACTTTCCCTAACACTGGTTTTGGGAAGGTTTCAAGGCAAGCGGAATACTACCTTTTCGTAACGTTTTATCAATGATAAACGTATCATAACCTTTGGCTATTTATATTCAATGATTCCCCTTTATCAACTTGTACCTTGTTATCTTGTTAACTGCGAAAGCTGAGCTTGCGAAACTTGAGGATATAATAAAAGAACAAGACGGGGGAAATGATTCAAATATATAAAATAAATGAAATGTATATCTCCCAACCAATAAAATACGTAATTTTGTCCGCCTCTGGAGCACAAAATATCTTTTGTTGTTCCCAGATGGCAGAACTAAACCGTATTACGTATGAAAAGAATTGTTTTATTACTTACCATAATTCTATATGGAAGCTCACTCTTTGCACAAGATATCGAGGCGAACGTGCAAGATCGTCTTCAATCTTTCTTCCGGGAATATACTACCACAACCGTAAATATAGGAACTTGTAAACTGGATAGTTTCCGCATCAATCACCAAAAGAAAAAGCTGTTCATCTATGCCGATGAAAAGTTTTCCTATCAGCCTTTTCGGCCGGAAACAGTGGATGCCATTTATCGACATCTGAAACAGATATTACCGGGTCCTGTGAACTACTACGATCTGACGGTAGTAACAAGCGGACAAACTATCGAAAACCTCATTCCAAACTTATATCGGAAAGGAAAGAAAGATAAGTCTCGCCTGTACAGCGGACTGGAATACAAAGGTGAACCTTGGGTGACACGCACTTCCCGTCCTTACGACGTCAGCCGGGGATTAGAAGGGAAGCATATAGCTTTATGGCAAAGCCACGGGAAGTATTTCATCAACAAAACAGGCGAATGGGGTTGGCAACGGCCACGGTTATTCTGCACCACAGAAGACCAGTTCACACAATCCTTTATCCTGCCTTATGTTATCCCTATGCTAGAGAATGCCGGTGCCAACGTATTTACCCCCCGCGAACGGGATACACAAAAGCAGGAAGTCATTGTCGATAATGACGGTGCGCAGAATTCCCTCTACCTGGATGTGAAAAGTCGTAAAGCCAAATGGGAGCAAACAGGACTCCCCGGCTTTGCCTGGCGCAAACAGGTTTATCGGGACGGAGAGAACCCCTTCGTCAGTGGTACCGCACGTTTTGCCCCTACAGAAAAGAAAAAAGACAAAGCCTTTGCCGAGTGGATACCCGATATTCCGGAAACAGGAGAGTATGCTGTATACGTCTCTTATCAAACTTTGCCTAATAGCGTAAGTGATGCCAAATATATTGTTTTCCATAATGGAGGAACCACTGAGTTCAAGGTAAATCAGCAGATAGGTGGTGGTACATGGGTGTATCTCGGTACTTTTTCTTTTGATAAGGGAAAGAATGATTATGGCATGGTGGTACTTAGCAATGAAAGCAAACAGAAAGGGGTAGTCTGCGCTGATGCCGTACGCTTTGGTGGTGGAATGGGCAATATAGAACGCGGTGGAGAAACCAGTGGAATGCCTCGTTATCTGGAAGGTGCCCGTTATTCCGCCCAATGGTCCGGCATGCCTTATCCGGTTTATGGCGGGCGTGAAGGTAAAGATGATATGTCCGATGACATTAATGTACGTTCCAGAATGATTAACTATTTGTCCGGCGGTTCGATATTCAATCCCAAAGACAAAGGTTTAGGAGTACCTTTTGAACTCTCAATGGCATTGCACAGCGATGCGGGTGTCAGCAAAGAAGATAAAATCATAGGTACGCTCGGCATATATACCACTGAATTCAATGACGGAGTACTCGGAGCCGGAACAGACCGCTATGCCTCCCGAGACCTTTCCGACATTCTGCTTACCCAACTCCAGCGGGATATCCGTTCCAGTTATGCCACGGACTGGACTCGCCGCAGCATGTGGAACCGTAATTACAGTGAAACGCGACTGCCCGCCGTTCCTTCCACTATTGTCGAATTACTTTCGCACCAGAACTTTGCCGATATGCGCCTCGGACATGATCCCAACTTTAAATTCACCGTAGGACGCTCTATTTATAAAGCCATTCTGCAATACCTTTGCGATCAGCATGGCAAGGATTATGTGGTACAACCTCTTCCTGTAAGTAACTTCGCAATTCGCTTCGGCAACAAAAAGAACACACTGGAACTTTCCTGGAATGGTGAAGAAGACCCGTTGGAACCAACTGCCAAACCGCGCGAATACATCGTATATACCCGCATTGGTCGTGGGGGCTTTGACAATGGCATACGTGTCAATAGTCCCTCTTATACCGTAAAGATAGAACCCGGTATTGTCTATTCCTTTAAAGTAACCGCGGCCAACCGGGGTGGAGAAAGTTTCCCCTCCGAAATTCTTGCAGCTTATAAAGCAAAAAAAGAAAAAGGACGTGTGTTAATTGTCAATGGATTCGACCGCCTCAGTGGGCCAGCCGCCATTGATACCCCCACTGAAGCCGGATTCGATTTAAGTAAAGATCCGGGTGTACCTTACTTATATGACATCTCACTTTGTGGTGCTCAAACAGAATTCTCCCGTAAACAGACCAGAAAGGAACTGGGACGTAGCGGTAGTGAATGGGAAGGAATGAAAATTGCCGGAAACAGCTTCGATTATCCTTTCATACATGGGAAAGCGATACAGGCATCCGGAGATTATAGTTTTGTATCATGCAGTGATGAAGCCGTAGAAAGCGGACGTATTCCATTGGAAGCTTACGATATCGTAGACTATATCCTCGGACTGGAAAAAGAAGACCGCCAAAGCAATCCGGCAAGCAATGCATATTACAAAACCTTTTCCTCTGCCATGCAGCGAGTACTGACCGCTTATTGCCAATCCGGTGGAAATCTGCTTGTGAGCGGTTCCTATCTTGGCAGCGATATGAACGGTTCGCAAGGAGACCGGGAGTTCACACAAAACATTCTGAAATATGCCTACGGACAGTCCATCACCGATAATCGCTCAGGAAATATTAATGGTCTGGGACGTACATTCAGTATCCCCCGCCTACCCAATGAGTACGCTTATCCTGTAACTGCTCCCGAATGTATTCTACCGACAGGTACTGCTTTCCCGGTACTCACCTATACTGCCGGAAATCAAAGTGCCGCCATTGCCTATCAGGGCAACTACCGTACCTTCGTTATGGGGTTCCCATTAGAGAGTATTGAACAGGAAACGGATCGCAACGCTGTCATGGCTTCTATCCTGCAATTCTTTCAAGCAAAAAAGTAGAAAACAATACGTCTAATTAAAAATAACGCTTATCTTTGCTCTCAGAGTATAAACCTTTAAAAATATAAAACACTATGTATACTATACAAGCAAACCCCAGCGGTACCCGCAGCCTAGAGATATCCGAAGAGAACCTGGCAACCATTGAGAAATACGGACTTTTCCGTCATCTTATTGACAGTAATGGTATTGTAGACGAATCTGTTTTGGAAAAACTGCGACTGAATATCCGCTCCCTCATCGCATCACAGGAAGAAGACAGCAAAGACTTGCTCGACCTCTGCATCGACGTGATATACCATAACAACATGAAAGCCTTCGGATTACAGCAACTGATTAAGCTCTATCTGGAATGGTTTTCAAAGCAGGAACCCATAGAAGAGGAATAATAAAATGAAAACAATCGACACGTGCGG encodes the following:
- a CDS encoding xanthan lyase; amino-acid sequence: MKRIVLLLTIILYGSSLFAQDIEANVQDRLQSFFREYTTTTVNIGTCKLDSFRINHQKKKLFIYADEKFSYQPFRPETVDAIYRHLKQILPGPVNYYDLTVVTSGQTIENLIPNLYRKGKKDKSRLYSGLEYKGEPWVTRTSRPYDVSRGLEGKHIALWQSHGKYFINKTGEWGWQRPRLFCTTEDQFTQSFILPYVIPMLENAGANVFTPRERDTQKQEVIVDNDGAQNSLYLDVKSRKAKWEQTGLPGFAWRKQVYRDGENPFVSGTARFAPTEKKKDKAFAEWIPDIPETGEYAVYVSYQTLPNSVSDAKYIVFHNGGTTEFKVNQQIGGGTWVYLGTFSFDKGKNDYGMVVLSNESKQKGVVCADAVRFGGGMGNIERGGETSGMPRYLEGARYSAQWSGMPYPVYGGREGKDDMSDDINVRSRMINYLSGGSIFNPKDKGLGVPFELSMALHSDAGVSKEDKIIGTLGIYTTEFNDGVLGAGTDRYASRDLSDILLTQLQRDIRSSYATDWTRRSMWNRNYSETRLPAVPSTIVELLSHQNFADMRLGHDPNFKFTVGRSIYKAILQYLCDQHGKDYVVQPLPVSNFAIRFGNKKNTLELSWNGEEDPLEPTAKPREYIVYTRIGRGGFDNGIRVNSPSYTVKIEPGIVYSFKVTAANRGGESFPSEILAAYKAKKEKGRVLIVNGFDRLSGPAAIDTPTEAGFDLSKDPGVPYLYDISLCGAQTEFSRKQTRKELGRSGSEWEGMKIAGNSFDYPFIHGKAIQASGDYSFVSCSDEAVESGRIPLEAYDIVDYILGLEKEDRQSNPASNAYYKTFSSAMQRVLTAYCQSGGNLLVSGSYLGSDMNGSQGDREFTQNILKYAYGQSITDNRSGNINGLGRTFSIPRLPNEYAYPVTAPECILPTGTAFPVLTYTAGNQSAAIAYQGNYRTFVMGFPLESIEQETDRNAVMASILQFFQAKK